DNA sequence from the Thermodesulfobacteriota bacterium genome:
ATCGTCTTCATCGAAGATTATGATCTCAATGTGGCCCGTTACCTCGTCCAGGGCGTTGACGTCTGGCTCAACAACCCCCGACGCCCCCTCGAGGCGTGCGGGACGAGCGGGATGAAAGCCGCGGCCAACGGCGCCCTCAACCTGAGCATCCTCGACGGGTGGTGGGCCGAGGGCTATGCCTCCGGTCTGGGATGGGCGATCGGCGGGGGAGAGGAGTATGAGGATGAGGAGCTTCAGGATCGGATCGAGAGCGAGGCGACGTACGACCTCCTCGAAAAGGAGATCGTCCCCCTCTTCTATGAGCGAGGCCGGGACAACCTGCCCCGAGAATGGATTCAGATGATGAAACAGTCGATGAAGACCCTGGCCTCCTACTTTAACACCCATCGGATGGTTCAGGACTATTTCCATCAGTTCTATTATCCCCTCTCCTCCTTGTGGGATCGGATCCGGGAAGACGGGTTCAGGGGCGTCCGGGAGCTCGTCCGCTGGATGAACAACCTGAGGGCGAACTGGGGTCGGATTGAAATCCTGGAAAAGAGGAGCGAAGTGAGGAGGAGCCTGGCCCTCGGCGAGTCCCTCTGGGTGGAGGTGGATCTCAGGCACCCAGGGTTGATCCCCCAGGATCTGAACGTCGATCTCTACTGGGGGCCGGTCAACTCAAAGGCCGAATTCTTGGACCGTTTCTTCGTCCCCATGCGTCCCGAGAAACAGAACGGACCGCTGACGACCTTTCGGGGGGAGATCCCTTGTCAGAGGGTCGGCCGCTTCGGGTTCCGGATTCGGATCCTCCCCCACCATCCTTTTCTGAGCAACCCCTTCTCCATGGGCTTGATGTTGTGGGGGTAGAGGGGGGATGAATGGATACGTTCATTGCCAGGCAACCCATCTTCGATATGAAGATGAGGGCCTATGGTTATGAACTTCTCTTTCGTTCGGGGCTGGAGAACGTCTTTCGTCACCCCGATCCCAATCAGGCCTCCTCCAAGGTGATCTCGGATACCTTCTTCCTCCACGACCTCGCTTCCCTCACCCGGGGGAGGAGGGCCTTCATCAATATCACCCGGGACCTCCTCCTCGAGGAGCTTCTCTTCCTCATTCCGAAGGAGAAGCTCGTGGTAGAGATCCTCGAAAATGTCCCGCCCGACGAGGAGGTCGTCCGGGCTTGCGAAAAATTGAAACGGGCCGGATACCTCCTGGCGATGGATGATTTTGTCTACGACGAGCGGTACCAACCTCTGATCCGGCTGGCCGATTTCATCAAGGTCGACTTCTTGGCCACGAAGGAAGCCGAGCGGAGGGAGCTGGTCGAGCGGCTGAGCCCGTCGGGGGTTCGCTTTTTAGCCGAGAAGATCGAGACCGTCGAGATGTTCAGGGAGGCCAAGGCGCTCGGTTACAGCTACTGTCAGGGATATTTTTTCAGCCGGCCCAAGGTCATTTCGGGCAAGGACATTCCGGGGTTGAAGCTCCACTATTTACACCTGCTTCAGGAGATCC
Encoded proteins:
- a CDS encoding HDOD domain-containing protein, which translates into the protein MDTFIARQPIFDMKMRAYGYELLFRSGLENVFRHPDPNQASSKVISDTFFLHDLASLTRGRRAFINITRDLLLEELLFLIPKEKLVVEILENVPPDEEVVRACEKLKRAGYLLAMDDFVYDERYQPLIRLADFIKVDFLATKEAERRELVERLSPSGVRFLAEKIETVEMFREAKALGYSYCQGYFFSRPKVISGKDIPGLKLHYLHLLQEIHRPELDFPKLTEIVRREVSLSYKLLRYINSAFFGLRNKISSLKQALLLLGEREIRKWITLVTLATLGEDKPEEIVLQSILRAKFCESLAGLSGLSDRSDDLFLMGMFSMIDGLLDRPLSEILEGLPIAEEIKGALLGEENRLGGIYQYLLAYEQGRWERLSELGDRLRIDETKVSSLYLEAVRWSSKFLAS